The following nucleotide sequence is from Triticum dicoccoides isolate Atlit2015 ecotype Zavitan chromosome 7B, WEW_v2.0, whole genome shotgun sequence.
AATATTTGTTCCCTCTTTGAACAGACTACATGAAGGACCATCATTAAATTCCAGTGCAAGACCTTCCAAGGCAGCCACCGTACCCTGTGATAAAATAACGGCTCTCTCAACCTCATCATCAGTGCCCAAAACTTTCAAATCTCCCACAACATCTTCATCCACCTCCTCCCATTCCCCCTTATCCTCACCAACCTGCACATCTTCTTTCCCAAGTGTATTGCAACTTTGCATTTTATCCAAAACAATGTCCTCATCATGTCCATTCTGGTTGGTGTTGGGACAACCTGCAGCTTCCATCTCAACCTCGGCTTCTTGTGTTGTGGCACCCATGTGAGTTGTAGGGCTTGTTTGGGGTGGAGCCCTGGTGTCACATGCTCCTGGTGCATTGCTTGCTGGAACTTGAAAGGTAACACCTTCAAACGTGTGTTCCTTGGAAGTTGCAGCAATGGAGTTTGCTTCAACCAAAATATGTGCTACACGCTTGCAGAAAATTGACTGCATTATCTGGCTGAATGATGTCAGAACATTCTTCACTTCTGCTGCATGCAACTTCTTGTGCTTCTCATATAATGGAACCATGTGGGGTGGGATCTGCTTCAAAGAGAATTCGAAaaatgaaacaaagaaaaaaagTTGAGTTTTACATCATCAATGCAGAAACATGCACTAGTTATTCACTGAAAGAAATTGAGCACAAAATAATCAAAGAAAATAACATGCTTACCTCCAAGTCTTGACTAGAAGGAAGCGGCTGCAGCCACTCATCTAGAGAGCCGCACACATCACCGCCAATATCGCTCCCATCTGTGAATGGATTGGTTTCTATCTCAGGAATGTTTCCATCTCCACTAACTCCATCCACATTGTTGTTCTCGCAATCATCTTTGTTGCAGCTCTCAACTGATGCGTATGGTGTCTCTGGCAAACGACGAAGCTGCAGAATATCAAAAAAAGATTTAATCATTAGATCAAAAAAAGGCagcaaaacaaaaataaaacaaaaagagtTATGATAATTGAAAGGAGGAAAAGAGGTATTACATTCCGTTTTCCAAATTCAATTTTATCAAGGCTGAGCTTGTTCTTATCAATTTCTTCTATCAACTTGAAGTCATTGTTGCAAACGAAACATGCCCTTGGGAGAGAGTAGTTGAATCTATGCTCAGAGACCAACCCCCGAGGCACATCGACAAAATCCATGTAAATTATCTAAAAACAATCAAAATGCCATTGTGAGCAAAGCTTCTGCAAAAAATATGATACTGGAGCgaataataaaagaaataaaacagaCAAAAGCAATAAGATCATTGGCATACCGCAAACATTGGCAGACAACCGCCAATCCAGAATCCACTTTTCCCTGCCTCCCTCTTCTTTTGGTACTTCTTCACCTCCTTCAAAGCAGCAGCCAGAAAATGCTCATCCCACGCAAAACTCATTGATCTTGTCCATGTCAACCAAGCTCGCAACATACTCCATGGGGACCATGTTGCCAGTCCCAGGAGATAGCACGAGAGCAATGCATAAAAGCACCCAAGTCCTGTTGATGGAAACTACATCACGATCGTCTGCACCCTTCAGCACTTGGATAGCATGCTTCATTGGAGCCCTTGACCCTACTCGATAGGCTTCACGGAGCGCATGAGGCTCATTCCTCCTCAACAACTCCACTGGCCTTGACCCAGAAGGGACATTAAAATTTTTGCACACCATGTCTTTCGTGAACAATATAGACTTCTTCTTGTGACTGCAAAAAATAGATGCAGCAAACTGGTGCGAAAAACACAATAAAACAATTGCAAAAACGAAGAACCCAGCGACAAACAAATACAAAAGGTAAAAGAGATGAGAAGCATTCTGATTGTCATGCATACCTAAACAGTGCCTTTTGTGTGTCAATTTTCATAACTATCCAATCAAGCATATCAGCCGGCACAGAGAATGAACTGATGTTTAGGAGGGATCCAAAGCTGCTTTTGCTAATAACTTGCTTCTTAGCTGTAGACTGACTATTCGCAATCTGGCGCAGGCGGGTGGGTGAGAAACATGTTGAAAATGACCAATCGGCAGTACACTCGTCATCGTCCATtctgcaaaaaagaagaagaaaataacagCATGAGTAGTATGGCTACGGCCTGAAAAAATATAAAAGGGAAGGGAAACATTCATATAAAAAAGATGGTGTGAACAAGAAACAACAGCATGAGGATGGACAGTAGTATTGCAGCACGATACTACCACTAAAAAAACAGAGCACTACTTCTAAAAACAAAAGCTGAATCTGAACGCATGACTACAATCCTTAGAAATAAACAGAACGATATTTCACTGTACTACAtctgaaaaatgaaaaaaatggtgTGCTGCAATACAACAGAAAAATTCAGGTTCAGTTACACACTGAATTTAAATTGAACTAGCAGAAATAACATTCAATTTTTAGGTTAAGTTCCTAAAAACCTAAACCTCATGGGTGGTGGCAAGTTCATCTTTTAGACTAGCATAAATGTTTCCTCAAATTTCTTTTGCCATGGTAACAATAGTTAGTATGAGTGAAGCTAACACAATCATATTGTGCAGAGCAGAGCATTTCGCTGCCTTGTGGTAAAATGATATATCTCCGCCCGAATGGCAACTAACAAAATGATATATCTCCGCCCGGGTCCAGCGTAAAAATGCAACTAACAAAATACTCTACTGAACTAGTCTGGAAAATAATCTGCCTTAGTGTTAGTCTGAAAAATACTCTGCTGCAACACAACTGAGGATTTCAGATTCAAAAACACACTGAAAACATTCAGTTTCCATCTTACATTTCAATGCAACTAACAAAACATTCACACGGAAAACACTGAAAACATTCATGCTAATATGAAGGATTCCTAGTGTGAACCACCTGGGCATGCCTACGGGCACCACCCCTCAAACACCAAAGCACACCTCCGACGAGCCACTTCTTCCGTCACAACTCCGACGAGCCCAACACCAACCCCAACACGCTCTCCCACCTCCTGCCTAGCAGCTCCGACGAGCACAACCCCAACCCCAACCCGCTCTCCCACCTCCTGCCTAGCAGCTCCGACGAGCGCAACCCCAACCCCAACCCGCTCTCCCTCCTCCAGTCTAGCAGATCTGAAGAGACAAACCCAACCCCAACCCGCACTGCCCCCTCTGGGCTAGCAGCTGCGACGATCCCCCACCGCCGCCACGGATGCACTATTGCACCGCTACCACGGATCCGCTGTTGCATTGCGCATTTAGGAAGGAGGATGTTGAGATCTCGAAGACAAACCTGTCTGCATCGTCATCGTCCATGGAGTGCAACAATGATGCGCGTGTCTCCACTCCGACCCAAGCCGCCAGCGCCGCCATTCCTTTCCCTAGCAGCCGCGTCGACCGTCGCAGGATCTGCGTGAGGGGATGAAGGTGGGGAAGAGGACGAAATGGAAGAAACAGACCAAATCTCACCTGGGGGCGATGTTGCAATGAAATCGAGCCGGGCGAGCCATCGCCCCAACGCACCTGGTCGGGCTACGCGTGACTCGACCGAGACAGAGACAGTCGCACGATCAGTAGCGATCAGACGACTCTGGAGGAGGTTTACGAGCGAGAGAAATAAGTCGGATGTTTTCAAACGTTTTCCTCCAAATAATGCACAACTGCTACCAGTAATACTATGCCATGAAACTAAATATTTTTTTTGTAATATGATACTCATTCCTTTACCCATTTTTTATGCACATTCGTTACCCAAATGATAAGGGCCGTAAGGTTGCTGGCATTTTGGCCCGAACGCCTCCTGTGCCGTTGATTACAATCTCTAATCTTAAAGCAGCAACTTTAGATTTATTTTTTCGTTCGGTGAAAAAAGCATCACCCCGAACGCCTCCCCCTCCCCTCACTTCTCTGTCTTCTCTCCCTTCTCCCCAACTCCTCCACCCATCTCTATCCCGATTAATTCCTCCTTCCCTTTCGTTTATCTGGCGACTGCTATGAAGGCCATTCCTAGCGGTGGCGCCATGGCGGGGCGCAGAGGCGAAGGCTGACACGCGCGTCATGCCAGGCGCATCTCAGGCGCGACCACGTCAGAgccaattttgtcttttttgccacaaGCTCCTCGAATGTGAAGCACCCCGAAATATTGCACACACATCACACACAGAAGCATCTTGGAAGAATGTCTTTTTATTTTTTCTGATATTATTTTTATTTTACTATTCACTGGATGCAGATGAGCCTGACCTCATCTTTGAGTTACCGATAATTTTCGGGATATACAACTTGTATTACGTTGGTCAAATTGTCAACCTAAGGATACTCGTAGGCCAATTAACCGGAGAGGATATGATTACTAATAAATtcactcgatataaaatatgtaagaaATTTCGGATACAACTTTGTGACATAAAAGTTGAAATGTCATGATTAAAGCGATGGGTACTAGACAATCATTAGATGTTTTCGGTCTTGGTTTGAAGAAGTTATAATGCTAATGGAGTAGTGGGTTATGGGGGGCTAATCATGGTAAAATTAAAAACTTTATTTGCGTATTGACTTTATTCACAAGAATCTCCCATAATGTCAATTTGTCCACAAGGAGGGATATGTATGCATCCTAGACCGGTTACTTATGCTCGGTTGGGTCGTAATCTTCTTACTCTTGCCATTTGTATAGTACTTGAATGCGTTCAGTTGTTAAAAGACTAAGTGATTTGCAATGGTCTGTGTATGTATTCTCCTAATTTCATTAGAAAAGTCAAGTTATTATTATAATTTAACTATACTTGTGAATGGATAATAACAAATACATTTTTGGTTTTTTTCATGAGCAAGACACTTTATATGAAGCGAGACAATGATTCATGCATCTTCCCAATTACCGTGACCTACTGTTATACTAGTTAGGAACATTTGTTTGTAACCGATTATTTGTGGATGCTTCTGATTCTCTTCGTATTTGTGATATATGATATCCTTTCTTATATTGTTGCGCTCATTGAAATTTAATTGTAATATCCAGTTTTCTGGACTGTAACTAGGAATTTTACGGTTGATGCTTTGGTTTGGCTATAACATGGTCTAATGTGAgaaagtttaattttcttttttaatTTTGTGTGGTATGTGATGTTTGGATGGTGTGTACTGAATTGTTGCATGCTGCATGGGGGAAAATATCAGGTGACACGGAGTTAGGTTCTCCCGTGATACGAGCCATCGTGAGccgttggatctgagatccaaaGGTTCACAGCCTAGCTCCTGGAATTGCACGTAAATCTAATATTCATGGAGGACATTTTTACAAAGTGACAAGAGCTCTGTCCGTGGCCATTGGATCTCATATCCAACGGCTCGCGGGAGCTCGTATCACCGGAGCACGCTGGACCTGATTTGTTCCTATAATGGAAGTCCACTGTGTATTACATTACAAGATATACACAATTATTTATTACCCTTTTAGTCAAGAAATTACAATAATGACGAGTGCGTGGATGTCGTGGACAACACCGTCCGGTACCGGTGCCTGGAGCCATTGGTGCGCTGGATAGCAAGGGGATCTTCTTTTGGGGCGGTTCCAGCCATGTCGACACCACCTGGTAGCTCCTCACTTTGTCCTTGACATTGAGAACACATCCACTATGACAACATCATTTCGTGCCCTTGTAACCGAGAAGGAGCGAATGTGGTGGCGTAGGTTCAAGCGCGCCGCATAGCTGCTTGTGGGTCGTGACCTTCATGTGGGATTGGTCGACTGGGAGTGGATCAGAAACGCTGGATTGCTTTGTGTGTTCAAGCATGAAGGGGAGGTGATGAGCGCCAGTACATGATCGACAACGTGAATAATGAGCCGGAATTTGGGGGTGCCAAGTTGGTCACATTCTTTCTTTAGGAGGCCATTGATTAGATGCAGAATAGAAGAAACCTCGAATTAGGTAGAAAAGGTGGAGGCAAAGCTTTacctatttatttacttttctgaaTAAAGCTTTACCTAATTTTAGTCTGCTAAATAGCTGAGTATAAAATCATACACGTCATGAAGTACATGTTAATTAAACTGCTCATCATGAAGTACATCCCACTATTTTGTACATTACCAATTGACTACCATTAATTAAACTGCTCATCATGAAGTACATGTACCACTATTTTGTATCtacatgtattttagttctagatacatccatttttatccatttccacGACATGTAGTTTGGGACGAAGGGAGCACTTATTGGGATAGGCGCATGTGATTTTCTCTCTCCGTTGCCATGGCCTCGGTCGGGTTGAGAAAAGGAGAATGAGAGAGATACGATATTGTGGTGCTGCACTACTAGATGAATTTTACCATTGCTGGTGCTACCTGAACTTTGTGGTATCTAAATTTTGGTATCACTGCAGCTAGCTGAATATGCATAGACTTAACGCTCATTTAGATGGTCCAGGTATGGAATTTTTGGTGCTACGATTTTCTACAGATGGTACATCAAGTGGTTGGCAGTGCCTTTTTAACTAAACAATGCAGTCTTGCATTCTATAGGGAGGCAGAGCAAGTCCTTCCTGCCGATTTGAATTTGGGGATCTGGTGTGACTTGCTGTAAACGTCTTAGCCTTCCTGGCGGACGTGCTTCGTGTTATATAGTTGGGGTGCAAGCCCAGATATGCGTACAAGTTGTTTGAGGAATACATCTTGGAGGAGAAGAATACAAGAGATAAAAAGATAAAGATTACATGAGTATCTAGCCTAACTACTCCTCCTGCGGTTAGCAAGGATCTCCTCTTGACGTACGCAGGGTACATGCACAAAGTCATATCacgtttaacaccctcccttaatcacaacttcatcaagttgagattatgcttgaagtCTTCAAAACTTCTTGTGGGAAGAGCTTTGGTAAAACCATCTACAACTTGGTCTTGAGAGTGAATAAACCGAATATCCAAAAGTTTATTTGCAACTCTTTCTCGAACAAAGTGAAAATCTATCTCAATATGTTTAGTTCTAGCATGAAAAACTGGATTTGCTGATAAATAGGTAGCACCtagattatcacaccataaacatggaGCTCTAGTGCTTTTCATGCCTAGTTCCTTTAAGATTGACTGCACCCATATGATCTCTGTTGTTGCATGTGCCAATGCTTTGTACTCTGCCTCTGTACTGGATCTTGAAACTGTGGCTTGCTTCCTTGCACTCCAAGATATCAAATTAGGCCCAAAGAATACTGCAAAGCCACCAGTTGAGCGTCTGTCATCTAGATACCCAACCCAGTCTGAGTCAGAGAAGGCATTGATAAGTGTAGAGGATGACTTGCTGAAATTTAGGCCAATGCTCAATGTATTTTTCACATATCTTATTATACATTTTGTAGCAGTCATATGAACAGTGGTAGGTGCATGGAGAAACTGACATACTTTGTTAATAGCAAATGAGATATCTGGTCTGGTCAGTGTCAAGTATTGAAGTGCACCTACCAGGCTTCTGTATTTTGTACTATTTTGTGAACTCAGAAGCTCTCCTTTATTAAGAGATAATTTTTCTGTGCTAGATAAAGGAGTAGGTGCATACTTACAACTTTGCAAACCAgcctttttcactaagtctgttgcatatttttcttgagagaggTGAAGATCATCCTTGTGTTGCTTGACCTCAATACCAAGAAAATAATGTAGATCTCCGagatccttgagagcaaattcTGCACTCAGATCCTTCAACAATGTTGTTATTGCTTCATCAGTTGAGCTTgtcacaattatatcatcaacatatatgagaatGAAAATGGATACACTTGACTTGTTGTAAATAAATAATGAAGTGTCAGACTTTGAAGGAACAAAACCAAGTGCTTGCATCTTTTTACTGAGGCGAGAATACCATGCTCTTGGGGCCTGCTTCAGTCCATACAATGCTTTGTCAAGCTTGCACACATGAAGTGGTGGACGTGCATTTACAAGCCCATGTGGTTGTTTCATGTAAACCTCTTCTTCCAAAACACCATGGAGGAACGCGTTATGTACATCTAGCTGACGTAGACTCCATGCCCTGGACACAGCAATGGACAAAACAAGACGAATAGTAGAAGCTTTTATAACTGGACTAAACGTGCCCTCATAGTCAATACCATACCGTTGTTTAAAGCCCTTTGCAACAAGTCTATCTTTGTAACGGTCAATGGTTCCATCAGCTTTCCTTTTTATCCTAAAGACCCACTTACAATCAATAAGATTTTTACCTCGTTGTGGAGGAACCAAGTGCCATGTTCTGTTTTTcttaagtgccatgatttcatcttGCATTGCTTTCCTCCAACGTGCATCACCCAAAGCTTCTTCGAGAGTATTAGGTTCTCCTGGTTCACCTGTAGAACATACCAACCCATATTTTGTAACATGTTTATAATCAATAGGTTTAATTACCCCTTGTTGTAGTCGTGTTCGAcgcagacactagtagaaaaaggacctaatatgagacacattagtgccggtttgattttgagccggcactaacgtgtccattagtgccggttccaacggctagccggtcgttatcattagtaccggttcgtggtgaacctatagtaccggttcgtgccacgaaccggtactaaagagggtggtggcagggtgttgtcagtctgggccccgtccagcacctttagtaccggttcgtggcacgaaccggtactaaaggtcgacgtacataaacccttcgtccacccgagccactctgttcttcccctttcccctcacttcctctgttcttccccctctttCCTCGATCTccccacaaattttgcccaaaatttgtcaagatttgaaggcccccatccattcaaatgatcacaaaggttagcaactttgtcctttcaactctcattgctagattagctcttgcaatgctttgtatactgattaatttgggaggaattatatttgctagtatttgatttatatgcaatttgaggtcaaaaataacacttagtttgcatatgtaggtgtggtttacttagtgccttctaaatctccgtcgtaaccaccgtcgatcgcccgcaccatcccatcgccggcaccaccttgtggtgaggctcttgttcatgaatgttttacattaccaaattgatgtttgtgtgatttggatatatagttactcgtataatcatcttacccgtacgttgtttgttatacatagtgccatggttttgatatccgtccccgtcggccctcgtccttgttatgattcggatgtggtatattctcttttaaaactagttgttgcatttcgtgtttatgacaaattatgcccatcaagttgacatagatatttttatctaggaggtatgtgagccggaaattccaaccgaccctattgttgagagattaaatttagttgaaagagaaaacaagtatttgaaagaaaaattgaaaagaattgagggggagaagatggaattggagttgcatgttgccgatgtcgtcgatgatcacaagatcaagatggagaaaatgaggttaaagattagaaagattagaaaatatgccattgatagtgtggcttggtatcattatgctgttggatcaattgttaccttagttgcgatcttcatcgcatttgttgttgcatttaaattctttagctagagagttatttgtatgttgcatttaattaagtgttgtatatgaactttatgtatgaacttgtattaatttggtctatttagtgttgtgtaatgaagatgagccgacaatggatgtatgatgaccgatgctctcccgagttcattaatggcgtgcatacttttctgcgggccgctgaggcaaacaagcgggcggatggttttatgccttgtccatgtgctggctgtaagaatggtcacagttactctatagaaaaaaccattcacgtccacctatttaagtccggtttcatgccccactataatgtttggaccaagcacggagaaataggggttatgatggaagacaatgaagaagaagaggacgatgacggctatcatggccatgggttccctgaatacgatgatacaacaatgggggaagaagctgagccggcaatgcgggaagaagctgaagaagaggcatcagatgagcccgctgatgatctaggtcgggacattgccgatgcaaagagaaactgtgcaagtgatctggagaggacgaagttgcagtgcatgttagaggatcacaagaaattgttgtacccaaattgcgaagctgacaaaaaaaagttgggcaccacacttgaattgttgcaatgaaaggcagagaatggtgtatctgacaaggcatttggaaagttgctagtaatgataaagaatatgcttccaaaggacaacgaattgcccgagagtacgtatgaagcaaagaaggctgtttgccctctagggttagaggtgcaaaagatacatgcatgccctaatgactgcatcctctaccgcggtgagtacgaggatttgaacgcttgcctggtatgcggtgcattgcattataagatcagtcacgatgaccctggtgatgtcgagggcgccaggaagaagattcctgccaaggtgatgtggtatgctcctataataccacggttgaaacgtttgttccaaaacaaagagcatgcaaaggcgatgcggtggcacgcagaagaccgtaagaaagacggaaagttgagagtacccgctgacggttcacagtggagaaaaatcaagagaaagtactgggaggagtttgcaggtgacccaaggaacgtatggtttggtctaagtgcagatggcattaatccttttggggagcagagaagcaaccatagcacgtggcctgtgactctatgtttgtataaccttcctcctttggttgtgcatgaagtggaagttcattatgatgccagtgctcatccaaggccctaagcaacccggtaacgacattgatgtgtacctaaggccattagttgaagaactattacagctgtggaatggaacaggtgtacgtgcgtgggatgagcacggacagaaagaatttgacctaaaggcgttgctgttcatgaccatcaatgattggcctgctctcagtaacctttcaggatagacaaacaagggataccgcggatgcacacactgtttggatgataccgacagtatatatttggatagttgtaggaagaatgtgtacctgggacatcgtcgatttcttctgacaaggcatcccgtaagaaagaaaggcaagcatttcaaaggtgaggcggatcaccggacgaagcctcgccaccgtactggtgctgatgtacatgatatggtcaaggatttggaggtaatctttggaaagggtcctagcggaaaacctgttctgaaggacgctgacggacgcgcacccatgtggaagaagaaatctatattttgggacctgccatattggaaagacctagaggtccgctccgcaatcgacgtgatgcacgtgacgaagaatctttgcgtgaccctgcttggctttttgggcgtgtatgggaagacaaaagatacaccagaggcacgggaggaccagcaacgtatgcacggaaaagacggcatacatcagggtcaggccagctacgctcttaccaaagaagagaaggaaatcttcttcgaatgcctgctcagcatgaaggtattgtatggcttctcgtcgaatataaagggaataataaatatggcagagaaaaagttccagaacctaaagtctcatgactgccacgtgattatgacgcaactccttccggttgcattgagggggcttctaccggaaaatgttcgattagccattgtgaagctatgtgcattcctcaatgcaatctctcagaaggtaatcgatccaaaaatcataccaaggttacagaatgatttgatgcaatgtcttgtcagtttcgagttggtgttcccaccatccttcttcaacatcatgacgcacgtcctagttcacctttgcgaagagattaacgttttgggtcctgtatttctacacaatatgttcccctttgaaaggttcatgggagtcttgaagaaatatgttcataaccgtgctaggccagaaggaagcatctcgaagggccatgaaaatgaggaggtcattgagttttgtattgacttcattcctgaccttaagccgattggtgttcctgaatcgcgacataagggcagactggaaggaaaaggcacgctaggagggcatcaaataatatgtatggacgggcattctctcactgaagcacactacacagttctacagaattccgccttggtggctccgtatatggaggaacacaagaattttctatagtccaaacaccc
It contains:
- the LOC119336347 gene encoding uncharacterized protein LOC119336347 translates to MLRAWLTWTRSMSFAWDEHFLAAALKEVKKYQKKREAGKSGFWIGGCLPMFAIIYMDFVDVPRGLVSEHRFNYSLPRACFVCNNDFKLIEEIDKNKLSLDKIEFGKRNLRRLPETPYASVESCNKDDCENNNVDGVSGDGNIPEIETNPFTDGSDIGGDVCGSLDEWLQPLPSSQDLEIPPHMVPLYEKHKKLHAAEVKNVLTSFSQIMQSIFCKRVAHILVEANSIAATSKEHTFEGVTFQVPASNAPGACDTRAPPQTSPTTHMGATTQEAEVEMEAAGCPNTNQNGHDEDIVLDKMQSCNTLGKEDVQVGEDKGEWEEVDEDVVGDLKVLGTDDEVERAVILSQGTVAALEGLALEFNDGPSCSLFKEGTNIMNGSIWMLRPQRRLWKR